From a single Pseudalkalibacillus hwajinpoensis genomic region:
- a CDS encoding aldolase: MDRETYLFKAFGFIIRSDYYFQELGYLINRDNQFPEDINIRIEDLSTVWNEEGEVGKFKVKKNHTLFQVKDTAVFCVKDGNTILVCPFNGTEEDKIKLYILGTCMGILLIQREILPLHGSAISIEGKVYALVGDSGAGKSTLASEFMKRGYKLLTDDIIPVLISNKGESIVVPSYPQQKLWIESLHQFGMDSSQYRPLFDRETKFAVPLKDQFFNKPLPLAGVFELVKTEQSEVELNQITKLNKLQTLFTHTYRNQIISGSDKLEWHFKITTKIANDIFLYQLRRPEFRFSAAELADLIITQIKEEDLLHA, encoded by the coding sequence ATGGATAGAGAAACTTATTTGTTTAAGGCTTTTGGATTTATCATAAGAAGTGATTATTATTTTCAAGAATTAGGTTATTTAATTAATAGAGATAACCAGTTTCCTGAGGATATAAATATTAGAATAGAAGATTTATCCACAGTTTGGAATGAAGAAGGGGAAGTTGGGAAATTCAAAGTTAAAAAGAATCACACTTTATTTCAGGTGAAAGATACTGCTGTTTTTTGCGTTAAAGATGGTAATACCATATTAGTTTGCCCTTTCAATGGTACTGAAGAAGATAAGATTAAGCTATATATATTAGGAACTTGTATGGGGATTTTACTTATTCAAAGAGAAATATTACCTCTTCATGGAAGTGCAATTTCAATTGAAGGTAAAGTATATGCTTTAGTCGGGGACTCAGGAGCAGGCAAATCAACATTGGCTTCCGAATTTATGAAGAGAGGCTATAAATTACTTACCGACGATATTATTCCAGTGTTAATTTCTAATAAAGGCGAATCAATTGTTGTTCCCAGTTACCCTCAACAAAAATTATGGATTGAAAGCTTGCACCAATTTGGAATGGATTCAAGTCAATATCGCCCACTTTTTGATAGGGAAACTAAATTTGCAGTGCCATTAAAGGATCAGTTCTTTAATAAACCGTTACCTCTTGCTGGAGTTTTTGAGTTAGTAAAAACGGAACAAAGTGAAGTGGAACTAAACCAAATAACCAAGTTGAACAAGTTACAAACCCTTTTCACACATACCTATCGAAATCAAATTATTTCTGGTTCTGATAAGTTGGAATGGCACTTCAAAATAACAACAAAGATTGCAAACGATATATTCCTGTATCAACTCCGACGCCCAGAATTCCGTTTTTCCGCTGCAGAACTAGCTGATTTAATTATTACTCAAATAAAAGAGGAGGACCTTTTACATGCTTGA
- a CDS encoding lasso peptide biosynthesis PqqD family chaperone, giving the protein MLDISVSKEKKLVRQVPGNIASDMDGEKIILSIENGKYYNLGDVGGEIWDRIADPISIEILITNLMEEFNVQRDVCEADVHNFLEHLIEEGLIKVE; this is encoded by the coding sequence ATGCTTGATATTAGTGTAAGTAAAGAAAAAAAATTAGTTCGACAGGTACCAGGAAATATAGCATCAGATATGGATGGCGAAAAAATAATTCTTAGTATTGAGAATGGAAAATATTATAATTTAGGCGATGTCGGAGGAGAAATTTGGGATCGAATTGCTGATCCAATAAGTATCGAAATATTGATTACAAACTTAATGGAAGAATTCAATGTTCAAAGAGATGTATGTGAAGCAGACGTTCATAACTTTCTAGAGCATTTAATAGAAGAGGGTCTTATTAAGGTGGAATGA
- a CDS encoding lasso peptide biosynthesis B2 protein produces MRKLKIYLSLINQTRSLLLESYYHLGKARLDKSVSFSKVAPTLGLQMDETDYEINGLHQQTLRKISQSIHIMSKYTLWESQCLVKAIAAMRMLERRGIESTLYLGTAKGESGELIAHAWLRSGPYYITGAEGMERFTVVGKFAKKL; encoded by the coding sequence ATGAGGAAGCTGAAAATATATCTTTCATTGATTAATCAGACGAGAAGCCTCTTACTAGAATCATATTATCATTTAGGGAAGGCACGTTTAGACAAAAGTGTTTCTTTTTCAAAAGTAGCACCAACACTTGGATTGCAAATGGATGAAACGGATTATGAAATAAATGGGTTACACCAGCAAACCTTAAGAAAGATCTCACAATCAATTCACATCATGAGCAAATATACCTTATGGGAAAGCCAGTGCCTGGTAAAGGCTATTGCAGCTATGAGAATGTTAGAAAGACGTGGGATTGAAAGCACGTTGTACCTTGGAACTGCTAAAGGTGAATCCGGAGAATTAATCGCTCATGCCTGGTTACGTAGCGGCCCTTATTATATTACTGGAGCTGAGGGGATGGAGAGGTTTACCGTAGTGGGGAAGTTTGCTAAAAAGTTGTGA
- a CDS encoding nucleotidyltransferase domain-containing protein: protein MGKSVNLSLENIPKELRLILKILSSEKIETKLQSEDDLLSEVDWNLFVQQARHHRIYPLLYKKLKGVSDNNIPHFVIENLSQSYKENTFKMLHLSGEMERLSRSFLNKNVKSLNLKGPILAQDLYGDVSLRTSSDLDLLISIKDLAKVEDLMKEKGYEKDDYIETVLGDWKWRHHHITYFHPQKRIKVEVHWRLNPGPGKEPSFSELWERRRQNSLTGSPVYLLSREDLFLFLASHGARHGWSRLRWLIDMKQLMDYSLDWEKVYKLLKKFHYFSIGEQSIILATELLEANVPIQFKNPNNHSVKLANAAIFYFENMVNLHTDPVPEYIAKYHKNHVFTLLSFQRKLLFLLSLFYPYPEDMETLPLPKTIHFLYFPLRPLLWGWRKLKAVLPQRGTAL from the coding sequence ATGGGTAAATCTGTTAATCTATCTTTAGAAAATATTCCAAAAGAATTACGATTGATATTGAAGATCCTTAGCTCAGAAAAAATAGAAACTAAATTGCAGTCAGAAGATGATTTATTATCAGAAGTTGATTGGAATTTATTTGTACAACAGGCAAGACATCATCGTATTTATCCATTGTTATACAAAAAGTTAAAAGGTGTAAGCGATAATAATATCCCACACTTTGTAATTGAGAACTTATCACAAAGTTACAAGGAAAATACGTTCAAAATGCTTCATTTAAGCGGGGAAATGGAGAGACTTAGCAGGTCGTTCTTAAATAAGAACGTCAAGTCATTAAATTTAAAGGGACCGATTCTTGCTCAAGATCTTTATGGTGATGTATCACTACGTACATCAAGTGATTTAGATCTTCTTATTTCAATTAAAGATCTTGCCAAGGTGGAAGATTTAATGAAAGAGAAGGGCTATGAAAAAGATGATTATATAGAGACGGTGTTAGGTGATTGGAAATGGCGTCATCATCATATAACATACTTCCATCCACAAAAGAGAATCAAAGTAGAAGTACACTGGAGACTGAATCCTGGCCCTGGTAAGGAACCTAGTTTTAGTGAGTTATGGGAAAGGAGAAGACAAAATAGTTTGACTGGTTCACCTGTATATTTACTTAGTAGAGAAGATTTGTTTTTATTTTTAGCTTCCCACGGTGCACGCCATGGATGGTCAAGACTAAGGTGGCTTATCGATATGAAGCAGCTGATGGATTATTCTCTTGATTGGGAAAAAGTTTATAAATTATTAAAGAAATTCCACTATTTTTCTATAGGTGAACAAAGTATTATTCTTGCCACCGAACTACTTGAGGCAAATGTACCTATTCAATTTAAAAATCCGAATAACCATTCAGTAAAGCTTGCAAATGCAGCAATTTTTTACTTTGAAAACATGGTTAATTTACACACAGATCCAGTGCCTGAGTATATAGCGAAATATCATAAAAATCACGTATTTACTTTATTGTCATTTCAGCGAAAACTTTTATTTCTGCTTAGTTTATTTTATCCGTATCCTGAGGATATGGAGACGCTGCCGCTACCCAAAACTATCCATTTTCTATATTTCCCATTACGACCACTTTTATGGGGCTGGAGAAAGTTGAAGGCAGTATTACCCCAAAGGGGGACCGCTCTATGA
- a CDS encoding ABC transporter ATP-binding protein has product MSSIFYFLKQIHQYSGKVMYVNLIALMLIGLLEGVGILLLIPLIGMTGIVEIDVENIPFSAVFWFLEGIPAHLGLPLILGFFIVLVISQHIVQRQVTIRNTTINQGFLRHIRIETYRRVLHSNWGFFVKKRKSDLINILLSEVARASAGTNSLLQFLSSLILTSIQIGLAFLLAPTITSFVLLCGVILIFFNRKFLKRSLALGNRNYEHARSYMAGITDHINGIKDVKSNTLEQSRMNWFNGITEKMQNEQIEYTKLKTTSQLYYKAASAILIAVFIYMAINLFNAQVGQLTLIIVIFSRLWPRVAGIQASMEQIATTLPSFKAVKALQHECDEAMEYNVSESTIKPINFKEEIECRNIYFRYSNDGPYALKNVNLMIPANKMTAFVGRSGAGKSTLIDLLMGLNQPEKGEVLIDGVALKSEHLLSLRRSISYVAQDPFLFNTTIRENLLLVAPESSDEDLWESLEFSSAAEFVKKLPEGLDSLIGDRGIKLSGGERQRLVLARAILRKPTILVLDEATSALDTENEAKIKGALDRLKGKMTIVVIAHRLSTIRNADQVVVLEEGEVIQKGGFNQLANEKRNVFSQLLQNQVKAT; this is encoded by the coding sequence ATGAGTAGCATTTTTTATTTTTTAAAGCAAATCCATCAATATTCTGGGAAAGTAATGTATGTCAACCTTATAGCATTGATGCTTATTGGTTTGCTTGAAGGTGTGGGAATTCTTTTGCTCATTCCATTAATTGGTATGACTGGTATTGTTGAAATAGATGTTGAAAATATTCCTTTCTCAGCGGTTTTTTGGTTTCTTGAAGGGATTCCAGCTCACTTGGGCTTACCTCTTATACTTGGATTTTTTATTGTGCTTGTTATTAGTCAGCATATCGTTCAACGACAAGTTACGATTCGGAATACAACTATAAATCAAGGTTTTCTTAGGCATATTCGGATAGAAACCTATAGAAGAGTACTTCATTCTAATTGGGGATTTTTTGTTAAGAAAAGAAAGTCAGATCTTATTAATATATTATTATCTGAAGTAGCCAGGGCAAGTGCTGGTACGAACTCATTACTCCAATTTTTATCTTCTCTTATTCTCACTTCTATTCAAATTGGACTAGCATTTCTTCTAGCACCGACTATAACTAGTTTTGTTTTGTTATGTGGAGTTATTCTCATTTTTTTCAACCGAAAATTCCTTAAGCGTTCTCTTGCACTTGGAAATCGTAATTACGAACATGCCAGAAGTTATATGGCAGGCATTACCGACCACATTAACGGCATTAAAGATGTCAAAAGCAATACACTGGAACAGTCACGAATGAACTGGTTTAACGGTATAACTGAAAAAATGCAGAATGAGCAAATTGAATATACTAAATTGAAAACAACGTCGCAATTATATTATAAAGCTGCTTCTGCTATTTTAATTGCGGTATTTATTTATATGGCAATTAATTTGTTTAACGCCCAGGTTGGACAGCTAACATTAATCATTGTGATTTTCTCAAGACTTTGGCCAAGGGTTGCTGGAATTCAAGCCTCTATGGAACAAATCGCAACAACGCTTCCTTCTTTTAAGGCAGTTAAGGCTCTACAGCATGAATGCGATGAAGCAATGGAATATAATGTCAGTGAGAGTACGATTAAACCAATCAACTTTAAAGAAGAAATCGAATGTCGAAACATTTACTTTCGTTACAGTAATGACGGACCTTATGCCTTGAAAAATGTGAACCTCATGATTCCTGCTAATAAAATGACTGCGTTTGTTGGACGATCTGGGGCTGGGAAAAGTACGTTAATTGATTTGTTGATGGGATTGAACCAGCCAGAAAAAGGGGAGGTCCTTATTGACGGTGTTGCTTTGAAGAGCGAGCACCTCTTATCGCTTAGGCGTTCCATAAGTTATGTTGCACAGGACCCGTTTCTTTTCAATACGACGATACGCGAGAACCTTCTATTAGTTGCACCTGAATCTAGTGATGAAGATTTATGGGAATCGCTTGAGTTTTCGTCTGCTGCAGAATTTGTAAAGAAGCTACCAGAAGGTCTTGATTCACTAATTGGAGATAGAGGAATCAAGCTGTCTGGGGGAGAAAGGCAACGTCTTGTACTTGCACGTGCTATTCTTAGGAAACCTACGATCCTCGTTTTAGATGAAGCAACTAGTGCCCTGGATACAGAGAATGAAGCTAAGATTAAAGGAGCACTCGATCGGTTGAAAGGTAAAATGACGATAGTGGTTATTGCCCATCGTTTATCAACTATTCGAAATGCTGATCAGGTTGTTGTGCTTGAGGAAGGTGAGGTTATTCAAAAAGGTGGTTTTAATCAGCTTGCGAATGAGAAACGGAATGTGTTCAGTCAGCTACTACAGAATCAGGTGAAGGCGACTTAA
- a CDS encoding metallophosphoesterase — protein MKKRRWKMLMVGTSLILTFSIVLYTFWDNNRLIIVKENILIENLPDEFEGFTILQVTDLHEKEFGNNNKKLLDAINSVDYNAIVFTGDVLDSLESKNYDYFYTLLDGIKNKENAFFTPGNTDPEIYGLDLKGNLMKNEFVTGMEKRGVKLLESIESINNQEAKLYLADFEMSLMTSDAVRQDYNGKVRPKYAVLPEYSAYESTLVDRISVIDELNDSDVLIALNHYPVIDARVDYIKKQKDYEFRKYDLIIAGHYHGGQIRIPFLGALFVPEPWYNNGGILPPQDRVKGFWEYKGTKQYVSAGLGSSDAISVMNFRLFNTPEINVLSLTGGE, from the coding sequence TTGAAAAAACGACGCTGGAAGATGTTGATGGTGGGAACCTCTTTAATACTGACTTTTTCTATTGTTCTATATACCTTTTGGGATAACAATCGTCTTATCATTGTGAAGGAAAATATTTTAATAGAGAATCTACCTGATGAATTTGAGGGCTTCACCATTCTCCAGGTAACGGATCTTCATGAAAAGGAATTTGGCAACAATAATAAGAAGTTGCTAGATGCTATTAACTCGGTAGACTATAATGCAATTGTTTTTACAGGTGATGTTTTAGATAGTCTGGAGAGTAAGAATTATGATTATTTTTACACTTTACTTGATGGAATTAAAAATAAAGAGAATGCTTTCTTTACTCCAGGTAACACGGATCCCGAAATCTATGGATTAGATTTAAAAGGTAATCTTATGAAAAACGAGTTTGTTACTGGGATGGAGAAGAGGGGAGTGAAGCTTCTTGAAAGCATTGAATCAATCAATAATCAAGAAGCCAAACTCTATTTGGCGGATTTTGAAATGTCTCTTATGACTTCTGATGCTGTAAGACAAGATTATAATGGGAAAGTGCGACCGAAGTATGCGGTACTTCCTGAATATAGCGCATATGAGAGTACCCTGGTCGATAGAATTAGCGTTATTGATGAATTAAATGATTCAGATGTTTTAATCGCTCTAAATCACTATCCAGTCATTGATGCTAGAGTTGATTATATTAAGAAGCAGAAAGACTATGAATTTAGAAAATATGATCTAATCATCGCTGGTCACTACCATGGAGGTCAAATTCGTATTCCTTTTCTGGGTGCTTTATTTGTACCTGAGCCCTGGTATAATAATGGAGGGATATTGCCTCCACAAGATCGTGTAAAAGGCTTCTGGGAGTATAAAGGGACAAAGCAGTATGTCAGTGCAGGACTTGGCAGTAGCGACGCAATTTCGGTTATGAATTTCAGGTTATTTAATACTCCAGAAATTAATGTTCTTAGTTTAACTGGAGGAGAATGA
- a CDS encoding PqqD family protein, which translates to MKRYIQNKTYDVTRLDDEYVVLNTDNYTVTKLNGVGGFCWSLLHEEQTVDSLLEAIHKEFPEDEQPDEGEIEEFIMDLIQCELVHHVS; encoded by the coding sequence ATGAAGCGTTACATTCAGAATAAAACGTATGATGTTACCAGGCTTGATGATGAATATGTCGTTTTGAATACAGATAATTATACGGTTACAAAATTGAATGGTGTAGGTGGATTTTGTTGGTCGCTTTTACATGAGGAACAGACCGTTGACTCTCTTCTCGAAGCCATTCATAAGGAATTTCCTGAGGATGAACAGCCTGACGAAGGAGAAATTGAAGAGTTTATCATGGATTTGATTCAGTGCGAATTGGTCCATCATGTTAGTTAA
- a CDS encoding S24/S26 family peptidase: MLVNQETFSVLKQLVQENGSIELPAEGNSMFPFIRKGDKCQFVECIPSLLTKGDVVLFYSSSGQLVGHRFIRSELMNRKCVYFFKGDTNLGLDEPVIEADIIGKLVSVKKRKVYLKAERMHSLMWCKTLMTFPWLSGLLRVYLNKKNQLHQ, encoded by the coding sequence ATGTTAGTTAACCAGGAGACTTTTTCTGTTCTGAAACAGCTCGTACAAGAAAATGGAAGTATTGAACTTCCGGCAGAAGGAAACAGCATGTTTCCTTTCATCCGGAAGGGTGATAAGTGCCAGTTTGTTGAATGTATTCCCTCCTTATTAACAAAGGGTGATGTTGTACTGTTCTATTCTTCTTCCGGTCAGTTGGTTGGTCATCGTTTCATTCGTTCAGAGTTAATGAACAGAAAATGTGTTTACTTTTTTAAAGGAGATACAAATCTCGGCTTGGATGAGCCTGTTATAGAGGCTGATATTATTGGTAAGCTTGTTTCCGTGAAAAAACGAAAGGTCTATCTAAAGGCTGAACGGATGCACTCTCTAATGTGGTGTAAGACACTCATGACATTTCCATGGCTTTCAGGGTTGCTTCGTGTCTACTTAAACAAAAAGAACCAGCTACACCAGTAG
- a CDS encoding ABC transporter ATP-binding protein has translation MSRFNITKLKGNLRRYFSMGDFRRTFKMLRPFILKHKKAYYILFILMLLDIALTITFAWFFGNITDAAIQSDFKKIKWLVPLGAGLILISILASFLDIYYKTAATNAVKRDVKNHLFHHILRLPPSRASGIHSGELLSHFSNDVHNIDGVIGYNLINLIRLPLIYMAVFTFLIQINWTLSLISLLIAPAALVAGVVFGLLLRVNGRKIHSLFGRISTLQNETFHGFQVIRAFTLEKSIFLKYEKKNKDLYGLEVENAKLQGWYYAGGQFVSSLSFMISLCIGAYYVSASVMTVGALIMFINLVNHLVYPLTGLAGQWAGFQRSVSALERVFNVLDEPVDSNDLSTPIRLTGNTSNSIQFKNITFGYDDNKTIFQKLNLTIPAGKVVALVGPSGAGKTTLFNLLQGFYRAQDGVICIDERFTDEYSHSELRSMIAHVPQETFLFGGTIRENLLIARPEISEIEMIQAARYACIHEFILSLPEGYDTEVGERGIKLSGGQKQRISIARAILKNSPILLLDEATSALDSETERYVKQSLEQLMKGRTTIVIAHRLSTVQNADLIIVMDEGRMVQSGTHDQLLLQSGLYQKLNGNHISTEKTAIS, from the coding sequence ATGAGCCGTTTTAACATAACGAAATTAAAAGGGAATTTAAGACGCTATTTTTCTATGGGGGATTTTCGACGAACGTTTAAGATGTTAAGGCCTTTTATCTTAAAGCATAAGAAAGCTTATTATATTCTATTTATATTGATGCTCCTCGATATTGCACTAACGATTACATTTGCATGGTTTTTTGGGAACATAACCGATGCGGCGATTCAGAGTGATTTTAAGAAGATCAAGTGGCTTGTTCCGCTTGGTGCAGGGTTAATTCTAATTAGTATTTTAGCTTCTTTTCTTGATATTTATTATAAAACAGCTGCAACAAATGCGGTCAAACGTGATGTGAAAAACCATTTGTTTCACCATATTTTAAGACTACCTCCATCGAGAGCTTCTGGTATTCATTCGGGTGAGCTTTTGTCTCACTTTAGCAATGATGTGCACAACATTGACGGTGTAATTGGTTATAACCTCATTAATTTAATCAGGCTTCCGCTTATTTATATGGCTGTCTTTACTTTTCTCATTCAAATCAATTGGACTCTTTCCCTCATTAGTTTATTGATTGCACCTGCTGCCCTGGTTGCTGGAGTAGTTTTTGGTCTTTTATTACGTGTTAACGGAAGAAAGATTCATAGTCTATTTGGGCGTATAAGCACACTGCAAAATGAAACTTTCCATGGTTTTCAAGTAATCCGAGCTTTCACCTTAGAAAAATCAATATTTTTAAAGTACGAGAAGAAGAATAAAGATCTTTACGGACTTGAAGTGGAAAATGCAAAGCTTCAGGGGTGGTATTATGCTGGAGGGCAGTTTGTCAGCTCCTTATCGTTTATGATTAGTCTGTGTATCGGAGCCTATTATGTCTCTGCCTCTGTCATGACGGTTGGTGCACTCATCATGTTTATCAATCTTGTAAATCACCTTGTGTATCCATTAACAGGTCTTGCCGGACAGTGGGCAGGGTTTCAACGTTCTGTTTCAGCATTGGAGCGTGTCTTTAATGTTCTGGATGAGCCGGTAGACTCAAATGACTTGTCTACACCGATCCGACTTACTGGAAATACCTCAAACTCTATTCAATTCAAGAATATAACATTCGGATACGATGATAATAAAACGATTTTTCAAAAGCTTAATCTGACGATTCCAGCTGGAAAGGTGGTTGCACTGGTTGGGCCGAGTGGTGCTGGTAAGACGACTTTATTCAACCTTTTGCAGGGATTTTATCGTGCGCAGGATGGGGTAATATGTATTGACGAAAGATTTACAGATGAATATTCACATTCTGAATTACGAAGTATGATTGCTCATGTACCCCAGGAAACTTTTTTATTTGGAGGTACAATTAGAGAGAATTTGCTCATAGCTCGTCCAGAGATTTCGGAAATCGAGATGATCCAGGCAGCACGGTACGCATGTATTCACGAGTTTATTTTATCCTTACCTGAGGGCTATGATACTGAGGTAGGAGAGCGGGGCATTAAGCTATCGGGAGGACAGAAGCAGAGGATTTCGATTGCTAGAGCTATTTTAAAAAACTCACCAATTCTACTATTGGATGAAGCTACTTCTGCTTTGGATAGTGAAACGGAAAGATACGTTAAGCAGTCGCTGGAGCAGTTAATGAAAGGAAGAACAACGATTGTGATCGCTCATCGCCTTTCTACCGTACAGAATGCTGATTTGATTATTGTGATGGACGAAGGAAGGATGGTTCAAAGTGGAACTCACGATCAACTCCTTCTTCAAAGTGGTCTCTATCAAAAATTAAACGGCAATCACATTTCTACTGAAAAAACCGCTATTTCCTAG
- a CDS encoding nucleotidyltransferase family protein yields the protein MVFQLLQTIYQKKTVLPKDDLYYEKMMNSDQLTCIYPQLYTLLKDRGHLDKTPLFFQGFLKEGYTQTLFKNIFIKHQAEEIFRAFEQEGIEAIPLKGVCFSERYFGHIGARPTSDIDLLVNVSEIHKAIACVKELGFVLEDENLPGHFHCSFSKELLGSPIPLCVEIHWDVIKGKTSNFDIAEFWEEATLMEGYEYVYELSFYHTFYMMCLHAWRHNLDSIKSYVDLMQLLFVSDESIDFTRLKQDAKGHQTWTRVVRTLSILYQDFPFMRKIRCFPYERQNRYFISRNTNGVLKYLNFVDYHLLSYDNSKHRVIGLYTGVKELIPANKK from the coding sequence GTGGTGTTTCAACTTCTACAAACTATTTATCAAAAAAAGACAGTTTTACCTAAAGATGATTTGTATTATGAGAAAATGATGAATAGTGACCAACTAACTTGTATCTATCCTCAACTTTATACTTTATTAAAGGATCGAGGACATTTGGATAAAACCCCTCTTTTCTTTCAAGGGTTTCTAAAAGAAGGATATACTCAAACCCTGTTCAAAAATATATTTATTAAGCATCAAGCAGAAGAGATATTTAGAGCATTTGAACAAGAGGGGATTGAGGCCATTCCATTAAAAGGTGTTTGTTTTTCAGAAAGGTACTTCGGACATATAGGTGCCAGGCCTACTTCAGATATCGATTTATTAGTCAATGTTTCCGAAATTCATAAAGCCATCGCTTGTGTTAAAGAATTAGGGTTTGTTCTCGAGGACGAAAACTTGCCTGGCCATTTCCATTGTAGTTTTAGCAAAGAATTACTCGGATCTCCGATTCCGCTCTGTGTAGAAATTCACTGGGATGTGATAAAAGGGAAAACATCAAACTTTGATATAGCAGAGTTCTGGGAAGAAGCTACTTTAATGGAGGGGTATGAATATGTTTATGAACTATCTTTCTATCACACATTCTATATGATGTGTCTACATGCGTGGCGACATAATTTGGATTCAATTAAGAGCTATGTTGATCTTATGCAATTGCTATTTGTAAGTGACGAGAGTATTGATTTTACTCGTTTGAAGCAAGATGCAAAGGGTCACCAGACCTGGACTAGAGTCGTTCGTACACTCTCAATCTTATATCAGGATTTTCCTTTCATGAGAAAAATAAGGTGTTTTCCGTATGAACGACAAAACCGTTATTTTATTTCAAGGAATACAAACGGTGTTTTAAAGTATTTAAATTTTGTTGATTATCATCTGCTAAGCTATGATAATTCTAAACATAGGGTTATTGGCTTATATACTGGAGTGAAGGAGCTAATTCCAGCTAATAAGAAATGA
- a CDS encoding BH0509 family protein: MSQQARNQFIDLLCDRTTMNREEVLRMSDAEVEYFHWLYFDDSPADLM; encoded by the coding sequence ATGAGCCAGCAAGCACGAAACCAATTTATTGATCTTTTGTGCGACAGAACAACAATGAACAGGGAAGAAGTTCTAAGAATGTCTGATGCGGAAGTAGAATATTTTCACTGGCTCTACTTTGATGACTCACCAGCGGACTTGATGTAA
- a CDS encoding TolB family protein — protein MEAEMEQEKAIMNESSLYDLTFLGDPQFSPDGIYIVYVKKVITDKKEYASNLVIMNRNTEIKHDWTAASGKHRDHSPRWSPDGKTIAFVSDRSGENQVWLISTDGGEARQLTELVRGVSGKPIWKPDGTSLLVLSSDGDGEDEKTEGRKPLVVNDLQYKADGKGFLDGTHVQICAR, from the coding sequence ATGGAAGCTGAAATGGAACAGGAAAAGGCAATTATGAACGAGAGCTCTCTTTATGATCTAACATTTCTCGGAGATCCCCAATTTTCACCTGATGGGATTTATATTGTGTATGTGAAAAAAGTGATCACAGATAAAAAGGAGTATGCTTCAAATCTAGTCATTATGAACCGAAACACGGAGATTAAGCATGATTGGACAGCTGCTTCTGGCAAGCATAGAGATCATTCCCCACGCTGGTCACCAGATGGGAAAACGATCGCATTTGTTTCAGATCGCTCAGGAGAAAATCAGGTCTGGTTGATTTCGACTGATGGTGGAGAAGCAAGGCAGTTGACAGAACTCGTTCGTGGAGTGTCTGGTAAGCCAATTTGGAAGCCCGATGGCACGTCGCTCCTGGTGTTGAGTAGTGATGGAGATGGCGAAGATGAGAAAACCGAAGGGCGTAAACCTTTAGTAGTGAACGATCTGCAGTACAAGGCGGATGGGAAAGGTTTTCTTGATGGCACCCATGTGCAGATTTGTGCTCGTTGA
- a CDS encoding TolB family protein — MMAPMCRFVLVDFTSRTGKVKWLTDAPYDHSNLSWSPDGKRVAYERSRYEEPGSYMRSDLLVHRLEEGGEPEQLNTKGGSFTAPNWSPDGSSLSFIGHDFQHEGATLNKVWTVDLSSGAFRCLTEAYDLECTDVLISDMHWGGASPGAMWNSDGTGLYFQASERGNNGIYFIGVDRTIRQIAGG, encoded by the coding sequence TTGATGGCACCCATGTGCAGATTTGTGCTCGTTGACTTTACGTCCAGAACCGGTAAGGTTAAATGGCTCACAGATGCTCCTTATGATCATTCTAATCTAAGCTGGTCACCTGATGGCAAAAGGGTTGCGTATGAGAGAAGTCGCTATGAAGAGCCGGGTTCCTATATGCGATCTGATTTACTTGTTCATCGATTGGAGGAAGGAGGTGAGCCAGAGCAATTGAACACAAAAGGAGGAAGCTTTACGGCTCCAAACTGGTCACCAGATGGAAGTTCTCTTTCCTTTATTGGTCATGATTTTCAGCATGAAGGTGCAACCTTAAATAAAGTCTGGACAGTTGATTTATCTTCAGGAGCTTTTAGGTGCCTTACTGAGGCATATGACCTTGAATGTACAGATGTATTAATTTCAGACATGCACTGGGGAGGTGCGTCACCTGGTGCGATGTGGAATTCGGATGGGACAGGCCTTTACTTCCAAGCAAGTGAACGCGGCAATAACGGCATTTACTTTATAGGAGTAGATCGCACCATTCGACAAATAGCGGGGGGGTGA